One Gracilimonas sp. DNA window includes the following coding sequences:
- the recQ gene encoding DNA helicase RecQ translates to MNHTETTFNTMPDLQQAEHILHDIFGFEEFRSLQKDIIENVLQKRDTLAVMPTGGGKSLCYQIPALIFDGLTIVVSPLISLMKDQVDQLTAYGISASYLNSSLSPGEYQNTLDLIRRNKLELLYLAPETLLKGNVLNLLSGLNVECVAIDEAHCISEWGHDFRPEYRQLADVTNRFSNAVTLGLTATATPRVQKDIAASLGLKNANTFVASFNRENLYLNVESKNNALQQVINFIRTHEGESGIIYCFSRKQVDQLSQDLNANGFKSLPYHAGLGEQERAQNQDAFIKDEVDIIVATIAFGMGIDKPDVRFVVHHDMPKNIESYYQQIGRAGRDGLQSDCLFLFSYGDAAKIRYFIDQKAEAEQRVAEQHLQKLMGYVEAHQCRRIKLLQYFGENFNEPNCGMCDFCTGDTPEKENITIPVQKFLSTMARTDQKFGYHHIKNILVGSRRKEVLKFGHDQLSTYGIGKEFSRPEWKQLYRELMKQDIIVREFEHKSLKLTPKAIEILKGEQEVFGVIEEPQQKARTGNAKSEIESLDFNKNLFALLKERRMDLAQQQEVPPYVIFADTSLIEMAYYCPQSKEGFLKIHGVGRAKAEKYGTAFLDIIIGFSKDHKLKERSKSDRKRKSKVRKTLSKSSRPYEVGQLFCEGDSISDIATKISVKESTIVGYLIKFVRAGNAIPSDKILEASNLSSSDLKKIRKAFDEHGTEMLRPVFEALSEEIPYDELKVVQLHLISKG, encoded by the coding sequence ATGAACCATACAGAAACCACCTTTAATACTATGCCGGACCTCCAACAAGCTGAACATATTCTTCATGATATTTTCGGCTTTGAGGAATTCCGGTCGCTCCAAAAAGATATAATTGAAAACGTACTCCAAAAGCGTGATACCCTTGCCGTAATGCCTACCGGGGGAGGGAAATCACTTTGCTATCAAATTCCTGCACTCATTTTTGATGGACTTACCATTGTTGTTTCTCCCTTGATTTCACTGATGAAAGATCAGGTTGACCAACTTACTGCTTATGGAATTTCCGCTTCGTACCTGAATAGCTCGCTTTCACCCGGGGAATACCAAAACACACTCGACCTTATCCGCAGGAACAAGCTGGAGCTTTTGTATTTGGCTCCCGAAACTCTGCTGAAAGGTAATGTCCTGAATCTGCTTTCAGGACTAAATGTTGAATGTGTGGCCATTGATGAAGCCCACTGTATTTCAGAATGGGGACACGATTTCCGCCCGGAGTACCGGCAACTGGCTGATGTCACCAATCGATTCAGCAATGCAGTTACCTTAGGACTTACTGCTACCGCAACACCCCGTGTACAGAAGGATATTGCAGCATCTCTGGGGTTGAAAAACGCCAATACTTTTGTTGCCAGTTTCAACCGTGAGAACCTGTATCTGAATGTTGAATCAAAAAACAACGCTCTTCAGCAGGTGATTAATTTTATACGAACACACGAGGGGGAGTCGGGGATTATCTATTGTTTTTCAAGAAAACAGGTTGATCAACTTTCTCAGGATCTGAATGCAAATGGATTCAAATCCCTGCCCTACCACGCCGGACTTGGAGAACAGGAGCGGGCCCAAAACCAAGATGCTTTCATCAAGGATGAGGTGGATATCATTGTAGCCACTATTGCTTTCGGTATGGGTATTGATAAGCCGGATGTTCGGTTTGTAGTTCATCACGACATGCCGAAGAATATCGAATCATATTATCAGCAAATTGGACGCGCCGGGCGTGATGGCCTGCAATCCGATTGCCTGTTTCTGTTCAGTTATGGAGATGCTGCCAAGATCCGGTACTTCATTGACCAGAAAGCGGAAGCCGAACAACGTGTGGCAGAGCAACACCTGCAAAAGCTAATGGGGTATGTGGAGGCTCACCAATGCCGGCGTATCAAGTTGCTGCAATATTTTGGAGAAAACTTCAATGAGCCAAATTGCGGAATGTGTGATTTCTGCACCGGCGATACGCCCGAAAAAGAAAACATCACCATTCCCGTTCAGAAATTCTTGTCAACAATGGCCCGGACGGACCAAAAGTTCGGGTATCACCATATCAAAAACATCCTGGTCGGTTCACGCCGCAAAGAAGTTCTTAAGTTTGGGCACGATCAGCTTTCAACCTATGGAATTGGAAAAGAATTCAGCCGGCCGGAGTGGAAACAGCTGTATCGAGAACTCATGAAACAAGACATCATCGTGAGAGAGTTTGAACATAAAAGTTTAAAGCTTACTCCCAAAGCCATTGAAATCCTCAAGGGTGAGCAGGAGGTTTTTGGGGTGATAGAAGAACCTCAGCAAAAAGCACGAACCGGAAATGCTAAATCCGAAATCGAGTCGCTCGACTTCAACAAAAACTTATTTGCCTTACTAAAGGAAAGACGAATGGACCTGGCTCAACAGCAAGAGGTTCCTCCCTACGTTATTTTCGCAGACACCTCGTTGATCGAGATGGCTTATTATTGTCCCCAATCAAAGGAGGGTTTTTTGAAAATTCATGGAGTAGGCCGGGCAAAAGCAGAAAAATACGGCACGGCTTTTCTTGACATCATTATCGGTTTCAGTAAGGATCATAAACTGAAAGAAAGGTCAAAGTCTGACCGGAAAAGAAAAAGTAAAGTCCGGAAAACACTAAGCAAAAGCAGTCGCCCTTACGAAGTTGGACAATTGTTTTGCGAGGGAGACAGCATTTCGGATATAGCTACAAAAATCAGTGTTAAGGAAAGCACAATTGTGGGATATTTAATCAAGTTTGTAAGAGCAGGAAATGCAATACCCTCTGACAAGATCTTAGAAGCATCGAACCTGAGCAGTTCTGATTTGAAAAAGATAAGAAAAGCCTTTGATGAACACGGCACCGAAATGCTTCGGCCTGTTTTTGAAGCCCTTTCCGAAGAAATACCTTATGATGAATTGAAAGTGGTGCAGCTGCATTTAATTTCAAAAGGCTGA
- the hflC gene encoding protease modulator HflC, whose product MQQAKGIIAGVIGLVIVLTALDGFYVVHETEQVIITQFGDPVGEAITQPGLKFKIPFMQEANFFEKRYLEWDGDRNQIPTRDKKFIFVDSYARWQITDPLQFYQRLGNERGAQSRLDDILDGETRNAIASNDLLEIVRTSNREPDTSGAAILEVVEDSLETIKTGRETIQEEIQQKANERATDLGIVILDFRIKRVNYVQDVRQTVYDRMISERNRIADEFRSEGQGEASRINGEKERDLKRIQSEAFRQAEIIRGEADARAAAIYNSAYNRTNQARELYSFMRSMEAYTKTMDKESNIILSTDSDFFRYLNSID is encoded by the coding sequence ATGCAACAAGCAAAAGGAATAATTGCCGGCGTTATTGGACTAGTTATAGTTTTAACTGCACTTGACGGATTTTATGTGGTTCATGAAACCGAACAGGTTATAATCACTCAGTTTGGTGATCCTGTTGGAGAGGCTATAACTCAGCCTGGACTAAAGTTTAAGATTCCGTTTATGCAGGAAGCGAATTTCTTTGAGAAGCGTTACCTGGAATGGGATGGAGACAGAAACCAAATTCCAACACGGGATAAGAAATTCATTTTTGTGGATTCTTATGCCAGATGGCAAATCACCGATCCCCTTCAGTTTTATCAACGGCTGGGGAATGAGCGGGGAGCACAATCACGTTTAGATGATATTCTGGATGGTGAAACCCGAAATGCAATAGCTTCTAATGATTTGCTGGAAATTGTACGAACCAGTAATCGCGAACCGGATACTTCCGGAGCTGCTATTTTAGAAGTTGTGGAAGATTCGTTGGAAACGATCAAAACCGGTCGTGAGACCATTCAGGAAGAAATCCAGCAAAAAGCGAATGAGCGCGCTACCGATTTAGGTATCGTAATTCTTGACTTCCGTATTAAAAGAGTCAACTATGTACAAGATGTTCGCCAGACGGTTTATGACCGTATGATTTCAGAACGTAACCGAATTGCTGATGAATTCAGGTCTGAAGGGCAGGGAGAAGCTTCCAGAATAAATGGTGAAAAAGAACGCGACTTGAAGCGAATTCAGTCAGAAGCATTCCGTCAAGCGGAAATTATTCGCGGTGAAGCGGATGCGCGGGCTGCAGCCATTTATAATTCGGCATATAACAGAACCAATCAGGCGAGGGAGTTATACTCGTTCATGAGATCGATGGAGGCTTATACCAAAACCATGGATAAAGAATCGAATATCATACTGTCTACCGACAGTGACTTTTTCAGATATCTGAATTCGATTGATTAA
- the hflK gene encoding FtsH protease activity modulator HflK, which translates to MAQDQNFDFNVPPQFEKISKNIRFIIAGLIVALLGFSTFFTVDPEEVGVVVRLGKFVETVEPGLNYKLPLIDQVELVPVERQLKQEFGYRTVQAGVQTQYQKAGYEDESLMLTGDLNLADVEWVVQYRINDPYSYLFKVRNAESTLSDISEAAMRQIVGDRTVNEVLTVGRAEVSIQVQQLIQALVTEYEMGITIEQVVLQDINPPNPVKPSFNAVNEAQQQRETLINQARADYNRVIPRARGEAQETIQRAEGYASERVNTAEGEVSRFNDLYTEYVKAPQVTKQRIFLETMEDIIPKMGKKIIMDENGNNVLPLLQMQLNGVQQSSTQNNNGGN; encoded by the coding sequence ATGGCTCAAGATCAAAACTTTGATTTTAATGTACCGCCGCAGTTCGAAAAGATTTCAAAAAACATTCGGTTTATTATTGCCGGATTGATTGTTGCTTTGCTCGGCTTCTCCACATTCTTTACGGTTGACCCGGAAGAGGTAGGAGTTGTTGTGCGGTTAGGTAAATTCGTAGAAACCGTAGAACCCGGATTGAATTATAAATTACCACTTATCGATCAGGTGGAGTTGGTTCCTGTTGAACGACAGCTGAAACAAGAGTTTGGCTACCGTACGGTTCAGGCAGGCGTCCAAACCCAGTACCAAAAAGCAGGATATGAAGATGAATCGCTGATGCTAACAGGCGATTTGAATCTTGCGGATGTAGAATGGGTGGTTCAATACCGGATAAACGATCCGTACAGTTATCTCTTCAAAGTACGTAATGCTGAATCAACGCTTTCGGATATTTCAGAAGCGGCAATGCGCCAAATTGTAGGGGACCGTACTGTAAATGAAGTGTTAACCGTTGGTCGTGCCGAAGTTTCTATTCAGGTTCAGCAACTAATACAGGCATTGGTAACGGAGTATGAAATGGGAATTACCATAGAACAGGTAGTGCTTCAGGATATCAATCCGCCAAATCCCGTAAAACCATCGTTCAACGCAGTTAACGAAGCTCAGCAACAAAGAGAGACCTTAATTAACCAAGCCAGAGCCGATTACAATCGTGTGATACCAAGAGCACGAGGTGAAGCCCAGGAAACCATTCAGCGTGCTGAAGGTTATGCCTCTGAAAGGGTGAATACAGCAGAGGGTGAAGTATCTCGTTTTAACGATTTATACACCGAATATGTGAAAGCCCCGCAGGTTACAAAACAGCGGATATTTTTAGAAACTATGGAAGACATAATTCCGAAAATGGGAAAGAAGATTATCATGGATGAAAACGGTAATAATGTATTGCCACTGCTTCAAATGCAGTTAAATGGTGTGCAACAATCATCCACTCAAAACAATAACGGAGGTAACTAA
- a CDS encoding PP2C family protein-serine/threonine phosphatase — protein sequence MSYFLLRPEIEFYASGPISESKEAVEERLAEIAPQLGFSADSLAIMTMRKQHLKYLKTLEDTLAEETNPAKLNKADVHIQSWETIVGSKNNSSGMFASTGQLFEDTGRLKINVSNAGRVIRLQAHSGNPNPTFLQGDSLLGIANRLVGNTLGYDLEKYEIDVDNSDDSSFVVLEERNQRVVMENGTANTLDITWKRKPEASDTPQTLSLNLKPVVREIDNESGFRTEFGFSIESFSAMNQFEPENLQASTSIDNDSDLYFSYALFIALFILAILVFTVGIRNIFKGKVEWRRALVLFIVIALTTYGWRAIFFIYTFNDFLNNTGIFGATINNVLFALVVGLYGSLAYISWEALARSQKQKQVDVIDALWQRKFFVSETGAGLIHGFAIGGILIGIISALLYLMGEFLVQVDSQFGFAEASIQPKLLTINMSAWTVTWLVCIAQIGFVYSIINHWVKKEWLVGLLSIIFTGICITVLGRLIGTSGSVFEDLIIYLGIAVILIYAIREFGLLTVCTASWFYSVFFMMQPYLGSDSMEVAYVSWVQAFIIAGPFIYGFIAYRYGVSVTEVGGYIPEYEERIAQHLRVEKEIEIARESQYKLMPLQPPKADGIDVYGFFLPSFEVGGDYFDYVLSENEQGKPTALTMAVVDVSGKAMRAAMPAVFTSGLLLSRMKDDMPDEVLSRITEPIFSRTDKRTFITCALARYDFETMKMSIANAGHCRPILKRNGLAEYIHTPAPAYPLGLRTGVKYKAETITMKKGDFFLLYSDGLPEAVNEMGERFGFDEVPRLIESIDTENLSANEIAQEIKRTVQKFSNYQLADDTTIICLKV from the coding sequence GTGAGCTATTTTCTTCTCCGTCCCGAGATTGAATTCTATGCTTCAGGTCCGATTTCTGAAAGTAAAGAAGCAGTTGAAGAACGTCTTGCAGAAATTGCACCACAACTTGGTTTTTCTGCCGATTCCCTCGCCATAATGACGATGCGAAAGCAGCACCTGAAGTACCTAAAAACGCTAGAAGATACTTTAGCGGAAGAAACCAATCCGGCCAAGCTGAACAAAGCAGACGTGCATATTCAAAGCTGGGAAACTATTGTAGGCAGTAAAAACAATAGCAGTGGTATGTTCGCCTCTACAGGACAGTTATTTGAAGATACCGGCCGCCTTAAAATTAATGTATCCAATGCCGGAAGGGTTATTCGTTTACAAGCTCATTCTGGAAACCCCAACCCTACCTTTCTTCAGGGAGATTCCCTGTTGGGAATAGCAAATCGTCTAGTTGGAAATACTTTAGGGTATGATCTGGAAAAGTATGAAATCGATGTAGACAATTCTGACGATTCCTCTTTTGTGGTTCTGGAAGAACGTAATCAGAGAGTAGTAATGGAAAATGGGACAGCCAATACCCTTGACATAACCTGGAAAAGAAAACCAGAGGCAAGCGATACTCCTCAAACACTTTCATTAAACTTAAAACCGGTGGTTCGGGAAATAGATAATGAATCAGGTTTTCGGACGGAGTTTGGTTTTAGCATAGAGTCATTTTCAGCGATGAATCAGTTTGAACCTGAAAATTTACAAGCCAGTACTTCAATTGATAATGACAGTGACTTATACTTTTCTTATGCGCTGTTCATAGCCTTATTTATACTGGCTATTCTGGTTTTCACAGTAGGTATCAGGAATATTTTTAAAGGTAAAGTAGAATGGAGACGGGCGTTAGTTCTTTTTATCGTCATTGCACTTACTACGTATGGCTGGCGAGCAATTTTCTTCATTTATACATTCAACGACTTTCTGAACAACACCGGTATCTTTGGGGCAACCATTAATAACGTGTTATTTGCCTTGGTGGTAGGTCTGTATGGTTCTTTGGCGTACATCAGCTGGGAGGCCTTGGCTCGTTCCCAAAAACAAAAGCAGGTTGATGTTATTGATGCCCTCTGGCAACGTAAATTTTTTGTAAGTGAAACCGGAGCAGGGCTTATTCATGGCTTTGCGATTGGGGGTATTCTGATTGGTATTATATCAGCGCTGTTATATTTGATGGGGGAATTTTTGGTCCAGGTCGATAGTCAGTTTGGATTTGCTGAGGCCAGCATTCAACCCAAATTGCTCACTATTAATATGAGCGCATGGACGGTAACCTGGCTGGTCTGTATTGCTCAAATTGGCTTTGTTTATTCGATCATAAATCACTGGGTAAAAAAAGAATGGCTGGTAGGACTACTTTCAATCATATTTACAGGCATTTGTATCACAGTCCTGGGGCGGTTAATAGGAACTAGCGGCTCCGTTTTTGAAGACCTGATCATTTACCTGGGAATTGCGGTCATCCTGATTTATGCAATCCGTGAATTTGGACTTTTGACAGTTTGTACTGCTTCATGGTTCTATAGTGTGTTTTTTATGATGCAGCCTTACCTGGGGTCTGACTCGATGGAAGTAGCTTATGTAAGCTGGGTTCAGGCTTTTATTATAGCAGGGCCATTTATCTATGGATTTATCGCTTATCGATATGGAGTTTCTGTAACAGAGGTGGGTGGATATATACCTGAATACGAGGAACGCATAGCTCAACATCTTCGGGTTGAAAAAGAAATCGAAATTGCACGTGAAAGTCAGTACAAACTGATGCCACTTCAGCCTCCCAAAGCAGATGGAATTGATGTCTATGGATTTTTCCTTCCCTCTTTTGAAGTAGGAGGCGATTACTTTGATTACGTGCTTTCCGAAAACGAGCAAGGTAAGCCAACCGCTCTTACAATGGCTGTTGTTGATGTATCCGGGAAGGCAATGCGTGCTGCAATGCCCGCCGTTTTTACAAGTGGGTTGTTACTTTCGCGAATGAAAGACGACATGCCGGATGAGGTATTATCACGAATAACGGAGCCTATATTCTCAAGAACCGACAAAAGAACATTCATCACCTGCGCGCTGGCTCGTTATGATTTTGAAACAATGAAAATGAGTATAGCCAATGCAGGGCACTGTCGCCCTATACTTAAACGAAATGGTTTGGCTGAATATATTCATACTCCCGCACCTGCCTACCCACTAGGGTTAAGAACAGGAGTGAAGTACAAAGCCGAAACAATTACTATGAAGAAAGGCGATTTTTTCCTGTTGTATTCTGATGGTTTGCCTGAAGCAGTGAATGAAATGGGAGAGCGTTTTGGTTTTGATGAAGTCCCAAGGTTGATAGAATCTATAGATACAGAAAACTTATCAGCGAATGAGATTGCCCAGGAAATAAAACGTACCGTTCAGAAATTCAGTAACTATCAATTGGCAGACGATACTACTATCATATGCCTGAAGGTTTAA
- a CDS encoding histidine kinase dimerization/phosphoacceptor domain -containing protein has protein sequence MRLGTKIIIGFICISMLLAVVGFISDHYTSEIRQEQLRSVNEASEVVIYTGEMERSLFQSLIFLNGIREALVVEKNYDTVQELPAVVELISQFERELEQFETSFSKLETLLIQDQRLPEDVSELLMSYEVYKSIAFQWLDLGEENFSQANIMFINSIEPYFRNNIIPEITQLRSFVLSIQEQRNVQLSNSLQRAELINYIATLSSVLLAIVLAVYIYRSIANPLAKMSITAKKLGEGKLDERIEVTSKDEIGELAQAFNSMAAGLQKKTVSKAYVDNIIESIQEALFVTDNNGTLIRVNSAAADLMGYKVDEMTNRPIQDFYNMDGMKTEYEQNRKDKKSFEFALIHKDKHLLPVLFSEAELMDTQGNKVGTVSVASDISERKLQEEEIRTSLKEKEVMLAEIHHRVKNNLAVISGLLQLQSYSAKNVEVEKALSDSQMRIQSIALVHEMLYESESLAYIAYDKYVNDLLQAISSMHMNGQKNIELSADVEPISLSINQAIPCSLLINELIVNAFKHAFQGQQNGKINVNMTQADDKITMLISDNGQGFDVENFTDSDSLGSTLIRTLAGQLEGDFEILESSKKNGSIFKIEFIREQELSSRD, from the coding sequence TTGAGACTCGGTACAAAAATAATAATTGGCTTTATATGCATTAGTATGCTGTTGGCTGTTGTTGGTTTTATTTCTGATCACTACACATCAGAAATTAGACAGGAACAGTTACGTTCAGTAAATGAAGCTTCGGAAGTAGTGATTTATACCGGGGAAATGGAACGCAGCTTATTCCAAAGTCTGATCTTTTTAAATGGAATAAGAGAAGCCCTTGTTGTTGAAAAAAATTATGATACGGTACAGGAGCTACCCGCAGTTGTAGAGCTTATATCGCAATTTGAAAGAGAACTGGAGCAGTTTGAAACGTCTTTTTCTAAACTGGAAACACTGTTGATTCAGGATCAGCGTCTTCCGGAAGATGTAAGCGAGCTACTTATGAGCTATGAAGTTTATAAGTCTATAGCATTCCAATGGCTTGACTTAGGGGAAGAGAATTTCAGTCAGGCTAATATTATGTTCATCAACTCGATTGAACCTTACTTTAGAAATAACATCATTCCGGAGATTACACAACTTCGAAGTTTTGTTTTATCTATTCAGGAACAGCGGAATGTACAGCTTTCAAATTCCCTGCAGAGAGCAGAACTCATAAATTATATCGCAACGCTGAGTTCTGTTCTACTGGCTATTGTGTTAGCTGTTTATATATATAGGTCTATTGCCAATCCGCTGGCAAAAATGAGTATTACGGCCAAGAAACTGGGTGAAGGTAAGCTTGATGAACGGATTGAAGTAACTTCAAAAGATGAAATTGGAGAATTGGCACAAGCTTTTAACTCAATGGCGGCTGGCCTTCAGAAAAAAACCGTCTCAAAAGCATATGTAGATAACATTATTGAATCTATACAGGAAGCCTTGTTTGTAACGGATAATAACGGGACTCTTATCCGGGTCAATTCCGCAGCAGCTGACCTAATGGGATATAAAGTGGATGAAATGACGAATCGTCCAATCCAGGATTTTTACAACATGGACGGCATGAAAACGGAATATGAGCAGAATAGAAAAGATAAAAAGTCTTTTGAATTCGCTCTAATCCATAAGGATAAGCACCTGTTACCGGTTTTGTTTTCTGAAGCAGAATTAATGGATACACAAGGTAACAAGGTGGGTACCGTATCAGTCGCTAGTGATATTTCTGAGCGTAAGCTACAGGAAGAAGAAATCCGTACCTCTTTAAAAGAAAAAGAGGTGATGCTCGCTGAAATTCACCACCGAGTGAAAAACAACCTTGCAGTAATTTCAGGATTACTTCAACTTCAAAGCTATAGCGCAAAAAATGTTGAAGTTGAAAAGGCATTAAGTGACAGCCAAATGCGAATCCAATCTATCGCGCTGGTTCATGAAATGCTATATGAGAGTGAGTCGCTGGCCTACATTGCATACGATAAATATGTTAACGATTTACTTCAGGCCATCAGTAGCATGCATATGAATGGGCAAAAGAATATCGAGCTCTCCGCTGATGTTGAACCAATTTCGTTAAGTATCAATCAAGCTATTCCCTGCTCTTTACTTATTAATGAACTGATTGTAAATGCCTTTAAGCACGCATTTCAAGGTCAGCAGAATGGAAAAATAAATGTAAACATGACTCAGGCCGATGATAAAATAACCATGCTTATTTCGGATAATGGTCAGGGTTTTGATGTTGAGAACTTTACAGACTCTGATTCATTAGGGTCAACGCTCATCAGAACACTTGCAGGTCAACTGGAAGGAGATTTTGAAATATTGGAAAGCTCAAAAAAGAACGGCAGTATCTTTAAAATTGAGTTTATCAGAGAGCAAGAACTGAGTAGTCGAGATTAA